A window of Gossypium raimondii isolate GPD5lz chromosome 7, ASM2569854v1, whole genome shotgun sequence genomic DNA:
CATGGGtaatggaagtagagatgacatcgaCGAAAGATCATTAAATTTGCTTTTCCAGAATAAAACTTTAATGAAACTATctctagtactagtacacaatttcaatgggtttgTCAGGATatggatgaagatatttacgaatcatgatgtagtaagattttaaattttttttaattatatgtaatattataatttaaatcttgatcttgctaaatattttaactattttatatgtactattattgttctaattagttactaatatttcaactatCTTATGTGTATTACAgataaaattcctaaaagaaGATTGCGATATCCAAGTATTATTCAAAATCTTCCAAATTcggaagaaacaaatagtgaacaacaaactgctattggatctttgAATGTTTCGAATATAGCAAACGAACCTgcagaaattcaaagtaatgttaacTCTAATTTACatacatgttgaattttattattgatttttgtttcaaattcttatattatcatATACCATTGTTTTAGCTAAAAGTGGTGGGAGGCGCAAAACTCAAGGACTTacgttattaaaatatttatatgagcTAAATTctgtcgagcgtgtcaaagtagCTAGAAACAGTCATGGTCAGCCTATTGGATCaaaagctcgacttttagcaggatacttggGCATTATAGCACGAAATGCCAAtctgttgcctatcaactacgagtcatggcatcatatgcctgatagtaacaaaaatcaagctctcaATAATATTAGGGTAATAATATGAATGTAATTTATGatactttggtttaagttttcatttatatttactctCTAAACTTGTGTTATTTGCAGGAGAGATTTgatttagaggtctcggataatTATGTTAAGAAGGTATTAGGAAAgaaatggagagaccataaaagtactttaaagaaagaatattttaagaaaaatataagcctcAAAGAGAAATTGCGAAATATCCCGTcaggaatgctgaggtaccaatgggaagatgaagttagattttggaatttaagGAAAGAAGACGTATaacgtacttccaaactcttataattattttggtttatagtatttaccatatacgtaataataatttcataatgtaggatcgtgagcGAGTTGGAACTACAataggcaaaaacaaaaattcacgcacatagctgggtcgaaaagttttgcttgtgtagctgatGACGaggcattttaaatttattaattgtgtcaAATATTAAGTACTTTCTACTAAATAATACTTttcctactatattgtaggaactgtcgtccggtaaaaaagttggacgccttcagcTTTTTGACATTATACATCGAAAAAAAGATGGATCTCTTATGGCtactgaagctgcagaaattattatatatttacttaataaaatttgaattattttaaatatttatcatgtttaattataatggtttaattcgtcGTTTGTCATGAAAATAATGccaagttatgttgcattttttattatatattttgtttataactctttgattgatttatttggagaaactaaaggataaaagggCGGAGTATGAAGCGATCGCTtcaagtgatagttctgttaatctagacgacattgataaccgaattattattaaagttttggTCTTGAAAGGTATTGTCGGGTTcgattttaaagatattttgtTAACCCAACTCAATATTTTAGATTCAGCTCGCAACAATATAAGCCTTTAGGGAATCAGACTCAAgttgaagttcagaggttaaaagaccagatgacTCAGATGCAAGCAAGCACAGTTGAGCAAATTGCTCAACTTAAAGTGGAAGCATCATTGAGAGAAGAAGAGactcaaagaaaatatgatgaactccagctacaacttaaagcggaggtaGCAACGAGGGAAGCAAAGGCAAACAGAAAATATGACGAACTCCAGCTACAGCTTCAGAATATGACGAAAATGTTTCAGCAGTCGTAGAATTCGCCATTTTagacttttgttttcttattgtgagAATATCGTaacaatataacttttgaatataatatattttgttatttcgtttattaatttagatcatatacatatttctttcgtGATAATATCATTTAGATTTaaagtttttggttggatttgatgttataggaaattatgttaaaaatttaggtTTTGTATGAATTAAAATGGTTTGGTAAAATCTGCTAAAGTTAGCGGCGTTTTCCtacaagcgccgctaaaggcatGTTCTTTAGCAACGTTTGtgggaaaaacgccgctaaaggtcatgttctatagtggcatttttgtgagaagcgccgctaaatgtcatgttctatagcggtATTTTTCTACATAAACACAGCAAAATTTAGCGGCGTTATctatagtggcattttttgcggcACTTATAGAATCGCCGCAAATTGTTTTAGCGACACTTATAGGgcaaaaaaaacgccgctaaagacctgttttGCTGGAGTGATTATATAATatcttaaaaaaatagaaaatttgtcaaattttagaaaaaatttcaaagtacaaaagttataattttttttaaaaaaattataaaaaattttcaaaattcaattaaacttaaaaattttcaaaataagttataaaagttTTCTAAGTATTGGTTTAAGAAAATCTAAAAACACCCattatttaattcaacaatAGCCAGAATTTCTTATACCTACAAATTCATGCAAAAGCTGCCCCACGGTTGGAAAAACAACTTAAAAgaatgattttagttaaaagtaaaattaaaaaatttcaaaatacagtGAATTTGTGATATTCATAGTAATAAATTCTAACTGAAAATTATCTGTGCTTTGTACGAGACAAATTCGAGTTAGTCTTGGTTTTCAACAGAATGACCTTCTTTGCTATCCTCGTACCCTGAATTGTGCCGAGTGTGGGTT
This region includes:
- the LOC128042532 gene encoding uncharacterized protein LOC128042532; its protein translation is MAAKVLAIAKIVAHKFTVDLNKPLVFQLLSSKFLFLSLFGSDRIKQAKVCKDKIPKRRLRYPSIIQNLPNSEETNSEQQTAIGSLNVSNIANEPAEIQTKSGGRRKTQGLTLLKYLYELNSVERVKVARNSHGQPIGSKARLLAGYLGIIARNANLLPINYESWHHMPDSNKNQALNNIRERFDLEVSDNYVKKVLGKKWRDHKSTLKKEYFKKNISLKEKLRNIPSGMLRYQWEDEVRFWNLRKEDV